The window AGCATGAAGACCAGCACAAACTCCCTTTTGCAGAAATATTTCTCAGGAAAATGTACACAGCAGCTGCAATGAGTGATAATATTGTGTTAATGAGTTCGCATTGGTCTCATCTTGATATTTAGTGTGCAAAAACTGCTGCTGACATTATTAGAAACATCACAGGGTTCTCTACATGGCTGCGTTTGTGTGCAGTGATCTTCGTTTAAAGAGCTATAATGGaagtattaaaaataaatcaacactcTCTCTGATTGCTTAATAGgaagatttaattaaaaagaaaataagggCAAAAAGACACCAAGTCTACATCACAATTTCAGGTTTTATACGTCAGATCACTTGTCACTTATGAGCAGTGCTGTTAAGATAAATAGAATCATATTAGAGATAATATAAATAAGATTAGAGATATTACAGTAATTACAAGATCAGAATTTGGAGTAATTAAAAATACTTAACATAAATGATTAAATACCAAACCAATTGATACTAAACCAATTGTACAAAAACATGAAATGTATATTGCCTGTGTTAGTGTTACTTTTGAAGCAAAAATGCCATTTGTCTGGGTGCTTTGATGGAAGGTTTGTTTAGTGAATGTGGTCCTAAAATATTCAGCAGAGGGCGCAATGAAACAAAGTTACACCTGGTTTCAAAGCAGCTCTTCACCGATGGAGTGCTGCTTCAACTGGTGGAGGGAGAGGCTGAGCTCCGATGGTAGTCCTTCATCTTCGACTCCTATCAGGCGAGTCCCCGGGTCCAGGTTCTGTGTGCGTCTAACAGGCCAGGCTCCCCTTCTCACCGGTGTTTGGTGAGACTTGCATGCCGTTCTGATCCACGCACCAGCACTGGCCGCGCCGCTTCCCTCGAGATGACCAGCACTGCACCGAGGAGCAAAAATACAGCTTTTGTTGGTGTTGCCAAATGTTAATGCTGATGCTGATTCGAGCTACACGGGCTGGAGTTGTGTGGGTCTGTTTGGGGGTCTTGCCTGCTTCTTTCTGAAGAACCCTCGCTTGTCACAGTTGGGCATGTAGATGTCGTGTTGCGAGTCAAATAAATGGGCGTTGAGACCTTGGATAAGGGTGGTCAGCAGTCTCCGACATGGACCCTGCCAGAGGAGACGGAGGTCACCAGTTCTGCTCGTGTAACCAATTAAACAATTGGCTTCTCGCAAGTAGAAATATGTTTTACCTCATTTGGATCCTCTGTCAGTGCCGGATCTGCTAGTAAATAAGGACATTGATGTTGGCAGCGATCATTTATTACTGACACACATTAGCAGCAGTAATCatcatttcatcatcatcatcatcatcatcatcattatttcaGGGATGCTGAAACCACTGAACTGTGACAAGCTCAAACGATTTAAGCTCACAGGTATGTCTGAAATCTTTCCGCATGCCGACACGTAAAAGGAAGCCCTTACCTGCCAAGTTAGGATTGACGGTCGGACTGATGCTGCTGGCGTTGCTGCAGACTCCCCTGCCTTCCAGCAGGGCTCGCAGGGGCCTCGGTTCACCCGGCGGTGGCGTGCATCTGAGACCCAGGGCACAGCTGAGAGTGTAGACGCCACACTGTCCTCCGACGCCTGGAGCGGTGGCGTTCAAAACCTCAGACGCCTGAGTCTGCATGAGCTTTGGCTTACAGGTGGGACACCCCCTGGACGGTGTGGTCAGCGGCACTGGGCTCGACAGagccagctgcaggaggagca is drawn from Takifugu rubripes chromosome 19, fTakRub1.2, whole genome shotgun sequence and contains these coding sequences:
- the LOC101072275 gene encoding insulin-like growth factor-binding protein 3 isoform X2, whose protein sequence is MDNGIYRVGLFACGYYSLSHPTLSGTPSTHCHPLNVWPAVIFPLALSSPVPLTTPSRGCPTCKPKLMQTQASEVLNATAPGVGGQCGVYTLSCALGLRCTPPPGEPRPLRALLEGRGVCSNASSISPTVNPNLADPALTEDPNEGPCRRLLTTLIQGLNAHLFDSQHDIYMPNCDKRGFFRKKQCWSSRGKRRGQCWCVDQNGMQVSPNTGEKGSLAC
- the LOC101072275 gene encoding insulin-like growth factor-binding protein 3 isoform X4, translating into MTQCICERYYSFTMLALSSPVPLTTPSRGCPTCKPKLMQTQASEVLNATAPGVGGQCGVYTLSCALGLRCTPPPGEPRPLRALLEGRGVCSNASSISPTVNPNLAADPALTEDPNEGPCRRLLTTLIQGLNAHLFDSQHDIYMPNCDKRGFFRKKQCWSSRGKRRGQCWCVDQNGMQVSPNTGEKGSLAC
- the LOC101072275 gene encoding insulin-like growth factor-binding protein 3 isoform X5; the encoded protein is MLLCINVLVLLLLQLALSSPVPLTTPSRGCPTCKPKLMQTQASEVLNATAPGVGGQCGVYTLSCALGLRCTPPPGEPRPLRALLEGRGVCSNASSISPTVNPNLADPALTEDPNEGPCRRLLTTLIQGLNAHLFDSQHDIYMPNCDKRGFFRKKQCWSSRGKRRGQCWCVDQNGMQVSPNTGEKGSLAC
- the LOC101072275 gene encoding insulin-like growth factor-binding protein 3 isoform X3; this encodes MLLCINVLVLLLLQLALSSPVPLTTPSRGCPTCKPKLMQTQASEVLNATAPGVGGQCGVYTLSCALGLRCTPPPGEPRPLRALLEGRGVCSNASSISPTVNPNLAADPALTEDPNEGPCRRLLTTLIQGLNAHLFDSQHDIYMPNCDKRGFFRKKQCWSSRGKRRGQCWCVDQNGMQVSPNTGEKGSLAC
- the LOC101072275 gene encoding insulin-like growth factor-binding protein 3 isoform X1, which codes for MDNGIYRVGLFACGYYSLSHPTLSGTPSTHCHPLNVWPAVIFPLALSSPVPLTTPSRGCPTCKPKLMQTQASEVLNATAPGVGGQCGVYTLSCALGLRCTPPPGEPRPLRALLEGRGVCSNASSISPTVNPNLAADPALTEDPNEGPCRRLLTTLIQGLNAHLFDSQHDIYMPNCDKRGFFRKKQCWSSRGKRRGQCWCVDQNGMQVSPNTGEKGSLAC
- the LOC101072275 gene encoding insulin-like growth factor-binding protein 3 isoform X6; protein product: MQTQASEVLNATAPGVGGQCGVYTLSCALGLRCTPPPGEPRPLRALLEGRGVCSNASSISPTVNPNLAADPALTEDPNEGPCRRLLTTLIQGLNAHLFDSQHDIYMPNCDKRGFFRKKQCWSSRGKRRGQCWCVDQNGMQVSPNTGEKGSLAC